One genomic segment of Spirochaetota bacterium includes these proteins:
- a CDS encoding NAD-dependent epimerase: MNVLITGTAGFIGYFTALRFLHEGYRVVGIDNMNSYYDVSLKEARNAQLQQNPNYTFYKCDIADYEELSHIFEKHSFEYVVHLAAQAGVRYSLDHPFEYVHSNIVGFMNILECCRHNPVKHLVYASSSSVYGMNSCVPFSVHDNVDHPVSLYAATKKSNELFAHCYSHLYDIPSSGLRFFTVYGPWGRPDMAYFKFTKAIFEDKPIDVYNFGDMERDFTYIDDIVEGVYRITFKIPQRQQEFDTMHPDPASSSAPYRIYNIGNNRPVQLMYFIEVLEQITGKKAKINYLPIQPGDVLTTFADIDELTQAVGYRPVTTIEEGLQKFVKWYREYYNV; this comes from the coding sequence ATGAATGTTCTTATAACTGGTACTGCAGGCTTTATTGGTTATTTTACAGCATTACGATTCTTGCACGAGGGGTATAGAGTTGTTGGAATTGATAATATGAATTCCTATTACGATGTCTCATTAAAAGAAGCACGAAATGCACAATTGCAGCAAAACCCCAATTACACCTTCTATAAGTGCGATATAGCTGATTATGAGGAGCTATCGCACATATTTGAAAAACATTCTTTTGAATATGTGGTGCATCTGGCTGCACAGGCAGGAGTGCGCTATAGTTTAGATCATCCTTTTGAATACGTTCATAGCAATATAGTGGGTTTTATGAATATACTTGAGTGTTGCCGCCATAATCCAGTTAAACATCTTGTGTATGCGTCATCAAGTTCAGTGTATGGAATGAATTCGTGCGTCCCCTTTTCAGTGCATGACAATGTTGACCATCCTGTATCACTGTATGCGGCAACAAAGAAATCAAATGAGCTTTTTGCACACTGCTATTCGCATTTATATGACATTCCTTCCAGTGGGCTTCGATTTTTCACAGTGTATGGTCCATGGGGTAGGCCCGACATGGCGTATTTCAAATTCACAAAAGCTATTTTTGAAGACAAACCAATTGATGTATATAACTTTGGCGATATGGAACGCGACTTTACGTATATTGATGATATAGTAGAAGGTGTGTACAGAATTACTTTTAAAATCCCGCAAAGACAACAGGAGTTTGACACAATGCATCCTGATCCTGCATCAAGCAGTGCACCATACAGGATTTATAATATTGGCAACAACAGACCAGTGCAGTTAATGTATTTTATTGAGGTGCTGGAGCAAATAACAGGGAAAAAGGCCAAAATAAACTACCTGCCAATACAACCTGGTGATGTACTTACAACATTTGCTGATATTGATGAAC
- a CDS encoding MotA/TolQ/ExbB proton channel family protein, with the protein MKKIFVICTLLCSQPLFAQELSPNSSSLWTTFKQGGILMWPILFLGIVGLTIIIERSLFYLKIKIWDTAHIEDKINALLNQNIYKFREEAIDDLEKNIQLYYNQLEKGLVLLNAVGNLSPIIGFFGTVQGMIAAFASIAAATTVNAKVVAVGIQIALITTAGGLSIAVPTLAFYHFFIHILQNVYTKASELIIQKTKQLPRYSQIENHTTLEGV; encoded by the coding sequence ATGAAAAAAATATTTGTTATCTGCACTTTACTTTGCAGTCAACCATTATTTGCTCAAGAACTATCGCCCAATTCATCCAGCTTATGGACTACATTCAAACAGGGCGGAATCTTGATGTGGCCAATATTGTTTTTAGGAATAGTAGGATTAACCATTATCATTGAACGTTCACTATTTTATTTAAAAATCAAAATATGGGATACAGCACATATAGAAGATAAAATCAACGCACTCTTAAATCAGAATATATATAAATTCCGTGAAGAAGCAATTGATGACCTTGAAAAGAATATACAACTGTATTATAATCAGCTTGAAAAGGGGCTGGTGCTGCTTAATGCGGTTGGTAATTTATCACCAATTATTGGATTCTTTGGTACTGTTCAGGGAATGATTGCCGCATTTGCGTCTATTGCAGCAGCAACCACAGTTAATGCAAAGGTTGTTGCTGTTGGCATACAGATTGCTCTTATTACTACCGCCGGTGGGTTATCCATAGCTGTTCCCACACTAGCATTCTACCATTTCTTCATACACATATTGCAAAATGTTTACACAAAAGCATCAGAGCTCATCATACAAAAGACCAAACAACTGCCACGATATTCGCAGATTGAAAACCATACTACACTGGAAGGTGTATAA
- a CDS encoding biopolymer transporter ExbD: protein MYWLFRKHRQRQTQTRLIEFDTTPIADLSFNLLIFFIVTASFIIRQGVFLSLPSLSAGTVKVETSQVIEIYPQDNGFIVDGKILGRNQLLQYLAVRKSQTKEAVAIIYMKPEIRYERLVDTLSAIRESGLSKISLKHTER from the coding sequence ATGTACTGGTTGTTTAGGAAACACCGTCAAAGGCAAACGCAAACACGCCTTATTGAATTTGATACAACGCCAATAGCTGACTTATCGTTTAACCTGCTTATATTTTTTATTGTCACTGCTTCATTTATTATACGACAAGGAGTTTTCTTAAGCCTTCCTTCATTAAGCGCAGGTACTGTAAAAGTAGAAACTTCTCAAGTTATAGAAATATATCCTCAGGATAACGGATTTATTGTTGATGGCAAAATTCTTGGACGAAACCAACTGTTACAGTATTTAGCTGTGCGAAAATCTCAAACAAAAGAAGCGGTTGCAATTATTTATATGAAGCCTGAAATCAGGTATGAGCGTCTTGTGGATACTCTCAGCGCAATCCGTGAAAGTGGTTTATCCAAAATTTCATTAAAGCATACTGAGCGATAA